From Aspergillus fumigatus Af293 chromosome 3, whole genome shotgun sequence, a single genomic window includes:
- a CDS encoding TBP-associated factor 8 family protein — MVSSENSLKHSSSTPSEQQGPDRKRLKRSYHHHHRLRNPVIPALPEPAINDDAHVAHLMNRSIGLCLRESGFDLADPAALESFRYATEEYLLKLASFVQQSMLSSRRNHPIPQDFELAFKRHHLHVDDLLPHLKPLPNIEPVPTLLPSPPPEEVAWLDLPFLGSELSGESDRVRSAYIPKHFPQFPSKHTYRHTPVFTQREQDPRKIRERATEEGRHGEEALRKLARASFKDNQLGWAGREKRLWGRRMESLDSMFEKTVKGIAKKMHKDVTAPGTVAAMDIDSGVAVDPELKATRPKLPFSLELPPVINCERGLWRRTAAPSNRKAEEKPAGTKDPTSVSRVESWMST; from the exons ATGGTGTCCTCAGAAAACTCTCTCAAGCATTCTTCGTCAACACCTTCAGAGCAGCAGGGGCCTGATAGGAAAAGATTAAAGCGTTCatatcaccaccatcaccgtctGCGAAATCCCGTTAtcccagctcttccagagccGGCGATCAATGATGACGCCCACGTTGCTCATTTGATGAATCGCTCTATCGGGCTATGTCTCAGAGAGTCTGGATTCGATCTCGCCGACCCAGCCGCGCTGGAGAGTTTTCGTTATGCTACAGAGGAGT ACCTCTTAAAGCTCGCATCCTTTGTGCAGCAATCAATGCTCTCGAGCCGGCGCAACCATCCAATACCCCAAGATTTCGAACTCGCATTCAAAAGACACCATTTGCACGTGGACGATCTGCTTCCGCATTTAAAACCTCTGCCAAATATCGAGCCTGTTCCTACACTCCTACCTAGCCCTCCACCAGAAGAGGTTGCTTGGTTGGATTTACCGTTTCTCGGCTCTGAACTGAGCGGCGAAAGTGACCGTGTTCGAAGCGCTTATATCCCAAAGCATTTCCCTCAATTTCCCAGTAAACATACATACCGGCACACACCTGTGTTCACACAGCGGGAGCAAGACCCACGAAAAATCCGTGAGCGCGCGACTGAAGAGGGAAGACATGgcgaggaggcattgcgcAAACTGGCGCGGGCATCCTTCAAGGATAATCAACTCGGCTGGGCCGGTCGTGAAAAAAGATTGTGGGGTCGGAGGATGGAGAGCTTAGACAGTATGTTTGAAAAAACAGTCAAAGGCATCGCAAAGAAAATGCACAAAGATGTGACTGCACCGGGGACAGTTGCAGCAATGGATATTGATTCGGGGGTGGCTGTGGATCCGGAGCTCAAGGCGACTCGGCCGAAGCTTCCATTCAGCCTGGAGCTTCCGCCAGTCATCAATTGCGAAAGAGGTCTCTGGCGCCGAACGGCGGCACCCAGCAATCGGAAAGCGGAAGAGAAACCAGCCGGAACGAAGGATCCTACAAGTGTTTCGCGAGTGGAAAGCTGGATGAGCACATAG
- a CDS encoding putative Rad51 family DNA repair protein, with product MAASFGEKLLREVHTERLDELLHDLRSLFPRSPGESTSQLGVKPLDALLEVFMPSLSAAQAQIQQVGRDLYQEQQNEHELQYIPADDEDDQIASAGDRRLPTASLSKQINPVIEISSVSSAAGKTHLLYYLTVIAVLPSTINGIRVDGLASAVVFIDADGRFDAERLRTVARDLIDRKFKAHFDTGTRESPEGQKAQPVFAAEELESVIATSLQHVHVFRPQSSASLLATLGNLQAYLLDGSCHYSSHRPLHAIFIDSATAFFWQDKLRDDVTRTENIGRPVAEVERERNQKRVFSLSDIYAELVQSLKNLQRCFGCIVAYTCNTLNSRSVTGYQSHNQSTQQHSGPFDLENPSNVATARSMPSFRCPLPSPWGAFATLRLVVRRDAVRPFPPMISARDAQRDALMRQNVVLEGRFLGWVNEWEREEWPRRFVDGLKERNGGVFSFHVSRRGVECP from the exons ATGGCGGCCAGCTTCGGGGAGAAATTGCTGAGAGAAGTACACACGGAACGGCTGGATGAG CTTCTACATGACCTGAGAAGTCTATTTCCGAGAAGTCCTGGGGAGAGCACCTCACAGTTGGGCGTCAAACCGTTGGATGCCCTCTTGGAGGTGTTCATGCCTTCCCTCTCTGCTGCTCAGGCTCAGATCCAACAGGTGGGACGAGATTTATATCAAGAGCAGCAGAATGAGCATGAGCTGCAGTACATTccagcagatgatgaggacgaccAGATTGCTTCAGCTGGAGACCGCAGGCTCCCTACGGCATCTCTCTCAAAGCAAATCAACCCAGTCATAGAAATATCCAGCGTATCTTCAGCAGCCGGCAAGACTCACTTGCTGTATTATCTCACCGTGATAGCCGTCCTACCATCAACAATTAACGGGATTCGAGTCGATGGTCTGGCTTCAGCCGTCGTCTTTATTGATGCAGATGGCCGTTTTGACGCTGAGCGACTTCGGACTGTTGCCCGTGACCTCATAGACAGAAAGTTCAAGGCGCATTTCGATACAGGGACCAGAGAGTCACCCGAAGGGCAAAAAGCCCAGCCGGTTTTTGCTGCTGAAGAGCTGGAATCCGTTATCGCTACCTCCCTTCAACACGTCCACGTGTTTCGTCCACAATCATCCGCTTCCCTACTCGCGACATTGGGAAATCTGCAAGCATATCTGCTCGACGGTTCGTGCCACTACTCTTCTCACAGGCCACTGCACGCTATCTTCATCGACAGTGCCACTGCCTTCTTCTGGCAAGATAAACTGCGCGACGATGTCACCCGCACAGAGAACATTGGGCGCCCTGTTGCCGAGGTCGAGCGCGAGCGAAACCAGAAGCGAGTATTCTCTCTATCGGATATCTATGCCGAACTGGTACAAAGCCTGAAAAACCTACAGCGATGTTTCGGATGTATAGTCGCCTACACTTGTAATACATTAAACAGCAGATCGGTGACCGGCTACCAAAGCCACAACCAGTCAACGCAACAACATTCTGGCCCTTTCGATCTTGAAAACCCTTCGAATGTGGCGACGGCTAGAAGTATGCCTTCTTTTCGTTGTCCGTTGCCTTCTCCATGGGGCGCTTTCGCGACGCTACGACTTGTGGTTCGGCGTGATGCGGTGCGTCCGTTTCCGCCGATGATTAGTGCTCGTGATGCGCAGCGAGATGCACTCATGCGACAGAATGTTGTTTTGGAAGGTAGATTCCTGGGTTGGGTCAATGAATGGGAACGCGAGGAATGGCCTCGGAGATTTGTGGACGGGTTGAAGGAGAGAAACGGGGGCGTGTTCTCGTTTCATGTCAGCAGGCGCGGTGTTGAATGTCCCTGA
- a CDS encoding threonine/serine dehydratase: MPEPSLEAQSLTPDAVRSAYALIQPYVHRTPLLTCQTLNNIASTPQSAESLVGTPFEGQTPANPKFRFFFKCENYQRIGAFKPRGAFHALLRLLAEWGEEEVKRRGVITHSSGNHAQALALAASTLHVPAYIVMPSISTPSKIAGTRSHGAEVIFSGSTSTEREAVVAEIQAKTDAILIPPYDHFDIICGQGTTALEMEEQYRALVADKPHLSAHAGGAEADSGSRHLDAVITPLGGGGLNAGVATFFSGKPTRVFGAEPSFEGADDCRRGLEAGQRVESVKTLTIADGLRTPVGVLNWEVISDRSKVAGVFAVTEDQIKATMRLVLERMKVVVEPSAVVGLAVCLFNEEFRRLVEKEAGPDGWDMGIVFSGGNTTVEAIGKLFS, from the exons ATGCCCGAACCTTCCCTTGAAGCGCAATCATTGACCCCGGATGCCGTGCGCTCTGCCTACGCCTTGATCCAGCCGTACGTCCACCGCACCCCTCTCCTCACCTGTCAAACGTTGAACAACATCGCCTCGACCCCTCAATCAGCCGAATCATTGGTCGGAACACCCTTTGAAGGCCAGACACCTGCAAATCCTAAGTTtcgattcttcttcaaatGCGAGAATTACCAGCGCATCGGCGCCTTCAAGCCTCGCGGTGCGTTTCACGCTTTGCTGCGACTCCTCGCAGAGTGGGGtgaggaggaggtcaagaGACGTGGCGTGATTACGCACAGTTCAG GAAACCATGCGCAAGCCCTCGCCCTCGCAGCCTCTACCCTCCACGTTCCCGCGTACATCGTTATGCCCAGCATCAGCACCCCGTCAAAGATAGCTGGGACACGCTCGCACGGCGCAGAGGTCATATTCAGCGGCTCGACGAGCACCGAGCGCGAAGCCGTTGTCGCGGAGATCCAGGCCAAGACGGATGCGATCCTCATCCCGCCATATGATCACTTCGATATTATTTGCGGCCAGGGCACGACCGCCTtggagatggaagagcaATACCGAGCGCTTGTTGCCGACAAGCCGCATTTGAGTGCTCATGCCGGCGGGGCCGAGGCTGACTCCGGATCGAGACACCTCGATGCGGTGATCACGCCTCTTGGGGGCGGGGGGCTGAACGCCGGTGTCGCGACGTTCTTCTCCGGGAAACCTACGCGTGTCTTTGGCGCGGAGCCGAGCTTCGAAGGCGCAGACGACTGTCGTCGGGGATTAGAAGCGGGTCAGCGTGTGGAGTCCGTCAAGACGCTTACCATTGCTGATGGGCTGCGCACCCCGGTAGGGGTCTTGAACTGGGAAGTCATCTCGGACCGGAGCAAGGTGGCTGGTGTGTTCGCCGTGACTGAGGACCAGATCAAGGCTACGATGCGGCTGGTCTTGGAGCGCATGAAGGTAGTTGTTGAGCCTAGTGCGGTCGTGGGGCTCGCGGTGTGCTTGTTCAATGAGGAGTTTAGGCGACTTGTTGAGAAGGAAGCTGGTCCGGATGGATGGGACATGGGTATTGTATTCTCCGGGGGCAACACTACCGTTGAGGCAATTGGGAAGTTATTCAGCTGA
- a CDS encoding Ketol-acid reductoisomerase, whose translation MLPVDGAQISLWGLKKSRQFILHSDGGGPVSQSYRVLSDIGRGAQHQLRSRAYHSSTVVLDNELISLTTSVLKETSLSSFIIFLQSIKSLTNLLSSSFLDSLFLHPHILRITMASRGLPRALRLARVAAPRTVISAALPRPALAKAATRVAASTAPVRGVKTIAFADSKETVYERADWPREKLQEYFKNDTLALIGYGSQGHGQGLNLRDQGLNVIVGVRKDGASWKEAIQDGWIPGKNLFDLTEAVQKGTIVMNLLSDAAQSETWPTLKPLITKGKTLYFSHGFSPVFKELTKVDVPKDVDVILVAPKGSGRTVRTLFREGRGINSSIAVYQDVTGKAKEKAIAMGVAVGSGYLYETTFEKEVYSDLYGERGCLMGGIHGMFLAQYEVLRERGHSPSEAFNETVEEATQSLYPLIGANGMDWMYAACSTTARRGAIDWSSRFKDTLKPIFNELYDSVRDGTETKRSLEYNSQKDYREKYEKEMQDIRDLEIWRAGKAVRSLRPENQK comes from the exons ATGCTCCCCGTGGATGGAGCACAGATTTCACTATGGGGACTCAAGAAGAGCAGACAGTTCATTCTGCACAGCGATGGCGGTGGTCCTGTCAGCCAATCATACCGCGTACTATCCGACATCGGCCGGGGAGCTCAGCACCAACTCCGATCACGTGCCTACCACAGCTCTACTGTCGTCCTCGACAACGAGCTTATAAGTCTCACCACGTCCGTCCTCAAGGAAACTTCCCTTTCCtcttttattattttcttgCAAAGCATCAAATCCTTGACCAatctcctctcctcttccttcctagactcccttttcctccatcctcacATCCTACGCATCACAATGGCTTCCCGTGGACTCCCCCGTGCCCTCCGTCTGGCCCGTGTTGCCGCCCCTCGCACAGTCATCTCGGCCGCCCTTCCCCGGCCTGCTCTCGCTAAGGCTGCTACCCGTGTGGCCGCTTCGACCGCCCCCGTCCGTGGTGTCAAGACTATCGCCTTCGCTGATTCCAAGGAGACCGTCTACGAGCGTGCGGATTGGCCCCGTGAGAAGCTCCAGGAATACTTCAAGAATGACACTCTTGCTCTGATTGGTTACGGCTCCCAGGGTCACGGCCAGGGTCTCAACCTCCGTGACCAAGGTCTCAATGTTATTGTTGGTGTCCGCAAGGATGGTGCCTCATGGAAGGAGGCCATCCAGGATGGCTGGATTCCCGGCAAGAACCTGTTCGACCTCACCGAGGCTGTGCAGAAGGGTACCATTGTCATGAACCTGCTTTCCGATGCTGCTCAGAGCGAGACCTGGCCCACTCTCAAGCCCCTGATCACCAAGGGCAAGACCCTCTACTTCTCCCACGGTTTCTCTCCTGTCTTCAAGGAGCTCACCAAGGTCGACGTCCCcaaggatgttgatgtcatcctcgtcgccccCAAGGGTTCCGGCCGTACCGTCCGCACCCTCTTCCGTGAGGGCCGTGGTATCAACTCTTCCATTGCCGTCTACCAGGACGTTACgggcaaggccaaggagaaggccattGCCATGGGTGTTGCCGTCGGTTCCGGTTACCTCTACGAGACCACCTTCGAGAAGGAGGTCTACTCCGATTTGTATGGTGAGCGTGGTTGCCTGATGGGTGGTATCCACGGTATGTTCCTCGCTCAGTACGAGGTCCTGCGTGAGCGCGGCCACAGCCCCTCTGAGGCCTTCAACGAGACCGTTGAGGAGGCCACTCAGTCTCTCTACCCTTTGATCGGTGCCAACGGCATGGACTGGATGTATGCCGCTTGCTCCACCACTGCCCGTCGTGGCGCCATCGACTGGTCCAGCCGCTTCAAGGACACCCTGAAGCCTATCTTCAATGAACTCTACGACAGTGTGCGTGACGGCACTGAGACAAAGCGCTCGCTCGAATACAACTCTCAGAAGGACTACCGCGAGAAGtacgagaaggagatgcaggACATCCGTGATCTCGAGATCTGGCGTGCTGGAAAGGCCGTTCG TTCCCTCCGCCCTGAGAACCAGAAGTAG
- a CDS encoding isochorismatase family protein family: MSLLSAFSALPTVQTRKALLLLDFQNDFVRPSGALHVPNAAEILENIAQLVTAFRRTGDVIWVRSHYESHRPLIDSDFQDRIVLGRETDEQRKRAERPSSKTPVDEEAFLSSESSQCCRPQSSGFQFPAPVLAAIDAENDTLMDKSDYSALQDEGMILSLRTRFITELYLCGSLSNVSVYATALDAVRHGFSVTLIEDCLGFRDFVRHEEAMRRMADIFGASGITTQELFEELDWQETDAIARQSTHRPVRAVTPAGIEGVMDELDVKTIRGPTANEGTPESLGSRRRRLDALLAEQTDGEDDDPLDLTSLARSRSRYGPSGSPGSSSQAHGAGEKKARVRVRRTRRQDHKVDASNRTEERRSGKTKKSRDIRGPGDKIGEGDSRIIYDLDLPEDAFASIRSEVAWQKMYHMSGQVPRLVAVQGQTRDDGSIPIYRHPADESPPLRPFTPTVNQIRIIVERILGHPLNHVLIQLYRDGQDSISEHSDKTLDIVRGSFICNVSLGAQRVMTLRNKVKAADEDQRPTQRISMPHESLFILGEKTNMRWLHGIRPDKRQAAEKSTEELAYGGERISLTFRHIGTFLNEAGDAIWGQGAVSKDQSQANTVIHGDPAETERLVRAFGQENQATEFDWDAVYGGGFDVVNFVTTSTAKLVEDSDPVTNLRVRLALSENGIRYEVSASSEDENSTEGKARPVLITADGTEVAGELDIMNFLAKHAPELTRAGVEVLRGGSQLLKINELLQDWRTSHSNGEKINPESLDLWEKALDGQYYLGGAALGLDDCFLWPVLRDIVQTCGPFSIDEYPNLAQYYRRVEKRGIVKATLEELK; this comes from the coding sequence ATGAGCCTTCTCTCCGCATTCAGTGCTCTGCCCACCGTCCAGACACGAAAAGCCCTTTTGCTCCTCGATTTTCAAAATGATTTTGTTCGCCCATCTGGTGCACTGCATGTTCCGAATGCAGCTGAAATCTTGGAAAATATCGCGCAACTAGTCACTGCTTTTCGTCGCACCGGTGATGTTATCTGGGTCCGCTCCCACTATGAATCGCATCGACCCCTCATCGATTCAGACTTCCAGGACCGGATAGTGCTCGGTCGTGAGACGGAtgaacaaaggaaaagagcCGAGCGACCCAGCTCGAAAACACCAGTTGATGAGGAAGCATTTCTATCGAGCGAGTCGTCGCAATGTTGCCGGCCGCAGTCGAGCGGCTTTCAATTCCCCGCGCCCGTTTTGGCTGCTATCGATGCTGAGAATGACACATTGATGGACAAGTCGGATTACTCCGCTCTACAAGATGAAGGAATGATACTTTCTCTTCGCACCAGATTTATTACGGAGCTATATCTCTGCGGTTCGCTCTCTAATGTCTCAGTGTATGCTACCGCCCTCGACGCTGTTCGTCACGGCTTCTCTGTAACCCTCATCGAGGACTGCCTGGGGTTCCGCGATTTCGTACGTCATGAGGAAGCTATGCGCCGCATGGCCGATATATTTGGCGCCAGTGGGATCACAACTCAGGAGCTATTCGAAGAGCTTGATTGGCAAGAGACTGACGCTATTGCTCGTCAAAGTACACACAGACCCGTGCGAGCTGTTACACCCGCTGGAATCGAAGGCGTCATGGATGAACTCGATGTCAAAACAATCCGTGGGCCCACGGCCAATGAGGGAACACCGGAGTCGTTGGGCAGTCGGCGACGGAGACTTGATGCTCTCTTAGCAGAGCAGActgatggcgaggatgacgatCCGTTGGATCTGACAAGCTTGGCCCGCTCCCGCTCTCGCTACGGACCCTCCGGCTCACCAGGAAGCTCGTCTCAAGCTCATGGTGcgggagaaaagaaggcacGTGTACGTGTGCGTCGCACAAGACGACAAGATCATAAGGTAGACGCGTCTAATCGGACAGAAGAACGACGGAGTGGTAAGACGAAAAAGTCGCGCGATATACGCGGGCCGGGTGATAAGATTGGGGAGGGTGATTCCCGCATCATTTATGACTTGGACCTACCTGAGGACGCCTTTGCGAGTATCCGCAGCGAGGTCGCTTGGCAGAAGATGTACCATATGTCGGGGCAAGTTCCTCGTCTTGTCGCAGTCCAAGGACAAACAAGGGATGACGGGTCCATCCCTATATATCGCCATCCCGCGGATGAGTCTCCACCATTGCGCCCTTTCACACCGACTGTGAACCAGATCCGCATCATTGTAGAACGCATCCTTGGTCATCCGCTCAACCACGTTCTCATTCAGCTCTACCGCGACGGACAGGACAGCATATCCGAGCATTCAGATAAGACGCTTGATATTGTCCGAGGTTCATTTATTTGCAATGTGAGCCTTGGCGCTCAGCGAGTAATGACCCTCCGAAACAAAGTCAAAGCTGCAGACGAAGACCAGAGACCCACGCAGCGCATATCCATGCCACACGAGTCACTCTTCATCCTAGGAGAGAAGACGAACATGCGCTGGCTGCATGGCATACGTCCCGACAAGCGACAGGCGGCGGAGAAATCCACCGAAGAGCTGGCTTACGGAGGCGAACGTATATCGCTCACCTTCCGACACATCGGCACTTTCTTGAACGAGGCCGGTGATGCAATCTGGGGCCAAGGAGCTGTCTCCAAGGACCAGAGTCAGGCGAATACCGTAATTCATGGAGACCCTGCAGAGACAGAGCGGCTGGTTCGCGCGTTCGGCCAGGAGAATCAGGCCACTGAGTTTGATTGGGATGCTGTGTATGGCGGAGGGTTCGATGTCGTCAACTTTGTCACCACATCGACCGCTAAATTAGTTGAGGACTCCGACCCTGTGACCAATCTCCGAGTTCGACTCGCGCTCAGTGAGAATGGTATCCGATATGAAGTTTCGGCTTCTTCCGAGGACGAAAACAGCACAGAGGGAAAGGCGCGGCCGGTTTTAATTACAGCTGACGGCACAGAAGTTGCTGGGGAGCTGGATATTATGAATTTTCTTGCAAAGCATGCGCCAGAGCTAACACGAGCGGGCGTGGAAGTGCTGCGTGGtggcagccagcttctcaaaatcAATGAGCTTTTGCAGGACTGGCGTACCTCCCACAGCAATGGTGAAAAGATTAACCCAGAATCCCTAGATCTATGGGAGAAGGCTCTGGACGGGCAGTACTATCTTGGGGGAGCAGCCCTTGGACTTGATGACTGCTTCCTCTGGCCAGTTCTCCGAGATATTGTACAGACA